A genomic segment from Nicotiana sylvestris chromosome 1, ASM39365v2, whole genome shotgun sequence encodes:
- the LOC138876835 gene encoding uncharacterized protein — MLDQLQGAAHFSKIDLHSGYHKLRIKDEDISKTAFRTRYWHYEFLVMPFRLTNAPAAFMDLMNRVFKLFLDRFVIVFIDDILIYSRSQEEHENHLRTVLQTLREYQLYAKFSKSNVVADALSRKSMGNLAHIAPAKRLLAKNIQRLEDTGIRFSVENSEALLACAQAKSSLVECIKATQYEDEQLCKYRDEVLAGRNKDMIVESDGVLQMGDMLCVADVKAEHQRPAGLLQQIEIPEWKWERITMDFVTRLPRTLRGYDSVWVIIDRVTKSAHFLPVKTTYGGVRRQSERTIQILKDMLRACILEFGGSWDTYLPLAEFAYNNSFQSSIQMAPYEALYGRRCRSPIRWFEADSFQAIEAHAIPLDEKLSYEEESMAIVDRQLCVPLHHQSLLGMRLFVGDDIPTGDHIPTGDGFPPLLSLLHVVRPSWNLVDNLPGMLLFLDDSSFANCCFPLFSILSPKS; from the exons atgcttgatcagttacaaggagctgcccacttttcaaagattgacctcCATTCTGGTTATCATAAACttagaatcaaagatgaagatatctctaagactgctttcagaactcgatactggcattatgagttccttgtgatgcctTTCAGACtgacaaatgctccagctgcattcatggatttaatgaatagggtgttcaagctgtttctggatagatttgtaatagtatttattgatgatatcctgatatattctCGTAGCCAAGAAGAACACGAGAATCATCTCAGGACTGTGTTGCAGACATTGCGAGAATATcagctttatgctaagttctcgaagt ccaatgtggtggctgatgcattgagtAGAAAATCTATGGGGAATTTGGCACATATAGCCCCTGCAAAgagacttttggccaaaaatattCAGAGACTAGAAGATACAGGTATCAGATTTAGTGTCGAAAATTCAGAGGCATTGTTGGCTTGTGCTCAAGCTAAGTCTTCATTAGTTGAGTGCATTAAGGCCACCCAATATGAGGATGAACAATTATGTAAATACAGAGATGAGGTCTTAGCCGGTAGAAACAAGGATATGATTGTTGAAAGTGATGGTGTTCTTCAAATGGGTGACATGCTATGTGTAGCAGAC GTCAAGGCTGAGCATCAGCGACCCGCAGGACTACTACAACAaattgagattccagagtggaaatgggaaagaattactatggattttgtcacCAGGCTACCACGAACCCTTAGAGGTTATGACTCAGTATGGGTGATTATAGATCGAGTGACAAAATCAGCACACTTTTTACCGGTGAAGACTACATATGGTGGTGTCAG aCGACAGTCTGaacgtactattcagatcttgaaagatatgttgagagcttgcattcttgagtttggaggtAGTTGGGACACTTATCTACCATTagctgaatttgcttacaacaatagcttccagtccagtattcaaatggcaccgtacgaagcattgtatggtagaagatgtcgttctcctatcagATGGTTTGAAGCTG ACTCATTTCAGGCGATTGAAGCACATGCTATACCACTTGATGAGAagttgtcttatgaggaggagtcgatGGCAATTGttgataggcaa ctttgtgttccattacatcaccaaagcttgctggggatgagattatttgttggggatgatattcctactggcGATCATATTCCTACTGGAGATGGTTTTCCCCCTCTTCTTTCCCTGCTccatgttgtccgaccctcttggaacctGGTCGATAATCTGCCAGGGATGCTCTTGTTTCTTGACGATTCTTCATTCGCCAATTGTTGCTTCCCACTTTTCTCCATACTTTCCCCGAAATCCTAG